A single region of the Phycisphaerae bacterium RAS1 genome encodes:
- the fpg2 gene encoding putative formamidopyrimidine-DNA glycosylase-like protein has protein sequence MRTRCVPELPEILAYLDALQPRIIGKRLESLRIPGPFVVRTFEPPIEEILGRRVLQTRRLGKRIVLEFDGELFLVIHLMIAGRLRWADAGGDTPKKPVASKIALATFRFESGTLTLTEAGSKKRASLHVVRSAAELSRHDPGGMDPLTCSLADFAATLRRENHTLKRSLTDPRQFSGIGNAYSDEILHAARLSPLLLTRRMSDAQVAALHGAARRTLEHWMHALRRQFAGRFPGPGEITAFRPDFVVHGRFEMACPTCGAAVQRIRYADNETNYCPRCQTGGRVLADRSLSRLLKDDWPRTLQEE, from the coding sequence ATGCGGACTCGCTGCGTGCCGGAACTACCCGAGATTCTCGCCTACCTCGACGCCCTCCAGCCGCGCATCATCGGAAAGCGGCTGGAGTCGCTCCGCATTCCCGGCCCGTTCGTCGTTCGTACGTTCGAGCCGCCCATCGAAGAGATCCTCGGGCGGCGCGTGCTCCAAACACGCCGACTGGGCAAACGGATCGTGCTCGAATTCGACGGCGAGTTGTTTCTCGTCATCCACTTGATGATCGCCGGCCGGCTGCGCTGGGCCGATGCCGGCGGCGACACGCCGAAGAAACCGGTGGCAAGCAAAATCGCGCTCGCGACATTTCGATTTGAATCCGGAACGCTCACGCTGACCGAAGCCGGGTCGAAGAAACGCGCGTCGCTGCACGTGGTGCGCAGCGCCGCGGAGTTGTCGCGCCACGACCCCGGCGGAATGGACCCGCTGACCTGCAGCCTGGCCGATTTCGCCGCGACCCTGCGGCGCGAGAACCACACGCTCAAGCGCAGCCTGACGGACCCGCGCCAGTTCTCCGGCATCGGCAACGCCTACAGCGACGAGATCCTGCACGCCGCCCGGCTCTCGCCGCTGCTGCTCACGCGGCGAATGAGCGACGCGCAAGTCGCGGCGCTTCACGGCGCGGCGCGGCGGACGCTGGAGCATTGGATGCACGCTCTGCGAAGGCAATTCGCCGGGCGATTCCCGGGACCAGGCGAGATCACCGCGTTTCGCCCCGATTTCGTCGTGCACGGGCGTTTCGAAATGGCCTGTCCGACCTGCGGCGCCGCCGTGCAGCGCATTCGCTACGCCGACAATGAAACCAACTACTGTCCGCGCTGCCAGACCGGCGGCCGCGTGCTGGCTGACCGCTCGCTCTCGCGCCTCTTGAAGGATGACTGGCCCAGGACGCTGCAAGAGGAGTAG
- a CDS encoding ABC-2 family transporter protein gives MLAISKDLTLWLWRLLPANPILVRVVATGGKRVKHLWARVAYLAVLFFVMIIAKSGATGGGASDSLAELAKSSSRLFFFVSLAQLVLMSFIAPIFCAGAITQEKDANTFHILLTTPLTNGQIVLGSLFSRIYFVWVLLLSGLPIFCITMIYGGVTPAEVFQSVALAAATGLVTGSIAIMISFLKVGTRRTIFSFFVGIAVYLIGVAALGFSTRATLAEAPLGPPSLFFTEAQRMSWLAPFHPLLALLVVTGQTPPPDPAAVAAFGWPVRWLLAYPQYGYVAVMTAASIAMVFLSLLFVRSGAREGESRWLTRLAGKVTRSNGERRRKPRRVGSNPIAWREEYTRASAGGRSAMRWVFMAGGLIAGALFLAAAEFGWWGLQSAKPATIRFALTALIWIELTVILLVVTNTAASSLTREKESQTMELLTTTPLTSRYIVWGILQGLMWFIAPLLIVPALTLAAFVAVALLRGKAPAATIESVVLVPALITAFASLAAMIGLHFSLRMKKTVQAVMVSTVIVIGAAGVLWGCGGLVSGAGPIVSAVVMPFLPFPATQALMAPADVFSDDDASATASLAGETSVRLARMIFSIAAVAAYLVCTYVFYTWMVREYDMIVRRQSN, from the coding sequence ATGCTAGCGATCTCGAAAGATCTGACGCTCTGGCTCTGGCGGCTGCTGCCCGCGAACCCCATCCTCGTCCGCGTCGTCGCCACCGGCGGCAAACGGGTCAAGCATCTCTGGGCCCGCGTCGCGTACCTGGCCGTGCTCTTTTTTGTCATGATCATCGCGAAGAGCGGCGCGACCGGCGGCGGCGCAAGCGACTCTCTCGCGGAACTCGCCAAGAGCTCATCCAGGCTGTTCTTCTTCGTCAGCCTGGCACAGCTCGTACTGATGAGTTTCATCGCGCCCATCTTTTGCGCCGGCGCCATCACGCAGGAAAAAGACGCCAACACCTTTCACATTCTGCTCACGACGCCGCTCACCAACGGTCAAATCGTCCTCGGCTCGCTCTTCTCGCGCATCTACTTCGTCTGGGTGCTGCTGCTTTCGGGCCTGCCGATCTTCTGCATCACCATGATCTACGGCGGCGTGACGCCCGCCGAGGTGTTTCAGAGCGTCGCGCTCGCCGCCGCCACCGGGCTGGTCACCGGCTCGATCGCCATCATGATCAGCTTTCTAAAAGTCGGCACGCGCCGCACGATCTTCTCCTTCTTCGTCGGCATCGCGGTCTACCTGATCGGCGTGGCGGCGCTGGGTTTCTCCACTCGCGCCACGCTTGCCGAAGCGCCGCTCGGCCCGCCCTCGCTCTTCTTCACGGAAGCGCAGCGCATGAGCTGGCTGGCCCCGTTCCATCCCCTGCTCGCGCTGCTCGTCGTCACCGGCCAGACCCCGCCCCCGGATCCCGCCGCGGTCGCGGCGTTCGGATGGCCGGTCCGCTGGTTGCTGGCCTATCCGCAGTACGGCTACGTGGCCGTGATGACTGCCGCCTCGATCGCGATGGTGTTTCTCAGCCTGCTCTTCGTGCGCAGCGGGGCGCGCGAGGGCGAGTCGCGCTGGCTGACGCGCCTGGCGGGCAAAGTAACTCGCTCCAACGGCGAGCGCCGCCGCAAGCCGCGCCGCGTCGGCAGCAACCCTATCGCCTGGCGCGAGGAGTACACACGCGCCTCGGCCGGCGGCCGCTCCGCCATGCGCTGGGTGTTCATGGCGGGCGGGCTGATTGCCGGGGCGCTTTTTCTGGCGGCCGCGGAGTTCGGCTGGTGGGGCTTGCAAAGCGCCAAGCCCGCCACGATTCGCTTCGCGCTCACGGCCCTGATCTGGATCGAGCTAACGGTGATTCTGCTCGTGGTGACCAACACCGCCGCTTCGTCTCTGACGCGCGAAAAAGAGTCGCAGACGATGGAGCTGCTGACCACCACGCCGCTCACCAGCCGCTACATCGTCTGGGGCATTCTGCAGGGGCTGATGTGGTTCATCGCGCCGCTGCTGATTGTGCCGGCCCTCACGCTCGCGGCGTTCGTCGCGGTCGCCCTGCTGCGCGGCAAGGCCCCGGCCGCCACGATCGAGTCGGTCGTGCTGGTGCCGGCGCTGATCACCGCCTTTGCGTCGCTGGCGGCCATGATCGGACTGCACTTCTCGCTGCGCATGAAGAAAACCGTGCAGGCGGTCATGGTCAGCACCGTGATCGTGATCGGCGCCGCCGGCGTGCTCTGGGGCTGCGGCGGGCTGGTCAGCGGCGCCGGTCCGATCGTCTCCGCCGTCGTCATGCCGTTCCTGCCCTTCCCGGCGACGCAGGCGCTCATGGCGCCGGCGGATGTCTTTTCGGATGACGACGCCTCCGCGACCGCGAGCCTGGCGGGCGAGACCTCCGTTCGTCTCGCCCGCATGATCTTCAGCATCGCGGCCGTCGCGGCTTACCTGGTGTGCACGTACGTCTTCTACACCTGGATGGTGCGCGAGTACGACATGATCGTCCGGCGACAATCGAACTGA
- a CDS encoding Thioredoxin C-1 yields the protein MAGPNTLTFDDSNFDAEVINSSQPVLVDFWAEWCGPCLLLGPTIDELAGEYAGKVKVGKVDIDRAQAIAAKFGVQAIPTVILFKGGQPVERLVGAKKKTDYKLYLDKIVSG from the coding sequence ATGGCCGGCCCCAATACGCTCACGTTTGACGATTCCAATTTCGACGCCGAGGTGATCAACTCCAGCCAGCCAGTGCTGGTCGATTTCTGGGCGGAGTGGTGCGGCCCGTGCCTGCTCCTGGGACCGACGATCGATGAGCTGGCCGGCGAATACGCGGGAAAAGTGAAGGTTGGAAAAGTCGACATCGACCGCGCCCAGGCGATCGCCGCGAAGTTCGGCGTGCAGGCGATTCCGACCGTGATCCTGTTCAAGGGCGGCCAACCGGTCGAGAGATTGGTCGGCGCCAAGAAGAAGACCGACTACAAGCTCTACCTGGACAAGATCGTCTCGGGCTAA
- the ndhH gene encoding NAD(P)H-quinone oxidoreductase subunit H, translating into MPPAASEIAYSAAPDLNADLRRDDLTHGAGDDYATEEMLINMGPQHPATHGVLRVMLRTDGEVVLSATPHIGYLHRCAEKIGENLQPYQYVPKTDRMDYVAAMNNNHTFSIAVEKLCGMTVPERGCYLRIIAAELNRLASHLVSFGTYGLDMGAFTPFLYAFREREYILDLLEAMCGARLTYSYIYPGGPWQDLPDGFIEKTREFLDYFEPKIDEYNALLSFNYIFVKRTAGVGVISEATAIAFGLSGPVLRASGPKWDLRKVRPYDIYDRFEFDVPVGLAGGEPYGMAGVDRIPPEVQLGDSWNRYFVRMLEMKQSVRILRQALEQIPADGPIKVKGAKNAKLPARSIYFEGENPRGQLGFYIEGDGSAIPYRVKARGPSFCNLSVLSEVARNVLIADMPAIIGSIDIVMGECDR; encoded by the coding sequence ATGCCCCCCGCCGCAAGCGAAATCGCCTACTCCGCCGCCCCCGACCTCAACGCCGACCTCCGCCGTGACGATCTCACCCACGGCGCCGGCGACGACTACGCCACCGAGGAAATGCTCATCAACATGGGCCCGCAGCACCCCGCCACTCACGGCGTGCTGCGCGTCATGCTGCGCACCGACGGCGAAGTCGTTCTCTCCGCCACGCCGCACATCGGCTACCTGCACCGCTGCGCCGAGAAAATCGGCGAGAACCTGCAACCCTACCAGTACGTGCCCAAGACCGACCGCATGGACTACGTCGCCGCGATGAACAATAACCACACCTTCTCCATCGCGGTCGAGAAACTGTGCGGCATGACCGTGCCGGAGCGCGGCTGCTACCTGCGGATCATCGCGGCCGAGCTGAATCGCCTGGCGTCGCACCTGGTCAGCTTCGGCACGTACGGTCTGGATATGGGCGCCTTCACGCCCTTCCTCTACGCCTTCCGCGAGCGCGAGTACATCCTCGACCTGCTCGAAGCCATGTGCGGGGCGCGGCTGACCTATTCGTACATCTATCCGGGCGGGCCGTGGCAGGATTTGCCCGACGGCTTCATCGAAAAAACGCGCGAGTTTCTCGATTACTTCGAGCCGAAGATCGACGAGTACAACGCGCTGCTCAGCTTCAACTACATTTTCGTGAAGCGAACGGCCGGCGTCGGCGTCATCTCGGAGGCGACGGCGATCGCGTTCGGCCTCTCCGGACCGGTGCTTCGCGCCAGCGGGCCGAAGTGGGACCTGCGCAAGGTGCGCCCCTACGACATCTACGACCGCTTCGAGTTCGACGTGCCCGTCGGCCTGGCCGGCGGCGAGCCGTACGGCATGGCCGGCGTCGATCGCATTCCGCCCGAAGTGCAGCTCGGCGACTCGTGGAATCGCTACTTCGTGCGCATGCTGGAGATGAAGCAGTCGGTGCGCATCCTGCGACAGGCGCTGGAGCAGATTCCGGCCGACGGGCCGATCAAGGTGAAGGGCGCCAAGAACGCCAAGCTCCCGGCCCGCAGCATCTACTTTGAGGGTGAAAACCCGCGCGGCCAGCTCGGCTTCTACATCGAAGGCGACGGCTCGGCGATTCCCTATCGCGTCAAGGCTCGCGGCCCGAGCTTCTGCAATCTGAGCGTCCTCAGCGAGGTCGCGCGAAACGTGCTCATCGCCGACATGCCCGCCATCATCGGCAGCATCGACATCGTCATGGGCGAGTGCGATCGCTGA
- the ndhJ gene encoding NAD(P)H-quinone oxidoreductase subunit J, translated as MSPEACFEIVRAAFPDQLEKLALDGPHPHAVVKPQRWREVALFLRDDPRLRFDWLRCISAVDHLEDKRFTLVYDLHATRRSLKPGGMWSVSGEIAVKVPIPRDNPHIATVADIWPAANWHEREAYDLFGIVFDGHPDPRRILCPDDWVGHALRKDYEFPMQYQGIPGTTEYAQTRPQH; from the coding sequence ATGTCGCCGGAAGCCTGCTTTGAAATCGTGCGCGCTGCTTTTCCGGATCAGCTCGAGAAGCTGGCCTTGGACGGCCCGCACCCGCACGCCGTGGTCAAACCGCAGCGCTGGCGCGAGGTTGCGCTGTTCCTGCGGGATGATCCGCGGCTGCGGTTCGACTGGCTGCGCTGCATCTCCGCCGTGGATCACCTGGAAGACAAGCGGTTTACGCTGGTCTACGACCTGCACGCGACCCGCCGCTCGCTCAAGCCGGGCGGCATGTGGTCGGTCAGCGGCGAGATCGCGGTGAAGGTGCCCATTCCGCGCGACAACCCGCACATCGCCACCGTCGCCGACATCTGGCCGGCGGCAAATTGGCACGAGCGCGAGGCGTACGACCTGTTCGGAATCGTCTTCGACGGCCACCCCGACCCGCGACGGATTCTGTGCCCGGATGACTGGGTGGGCCACGCGCTGCGGAAGGACTACGAATTTCCGATGCAGTATCAGGGAATTCCGGGGACGACGGAGTATGCCCAGACGCGGCCGCAGCACTGA
- the icfA gene encoding Carbonic anhydrase, translated as MQKLVQGVHSFQSEVFGSQRRFFERLAEGQNPLALFITCSDSRINPNLITQTAPGELFILRNAGNIVPPYGVAASGETATIEFAVAGLGVRDIIVCGHSHCGAMKGLLEPEILANMPSMKSWLAHAEATRRIVAENYSHYQNGARLTVAVEENVLVQLENLRTHPAVASALARKALQLHGWVYKLESGQVFSFNPAEQQFLPLTDSAASDSAALPALTPGRLI; from the coding sequence ATGCAAAAACTCGTGCAAGGCGTCCATAGCTTCCAGTCCGAAGTCTTCGGATCGCAGCGCCGCTTTTTCGAGCGGCTCGCCGAAGGCCAGAATCCGCTCGCGTTGTTCATTACGTGCTCCGATTCGCGCATCAATCCGAACCTGATCACGCAAACGGCCCCGGGCGAGCTGTTTATTCTGCGCAATGCAGGGAACATCGTTCCGCCCTATGGCGTCGCGGCCAGCGGGGAAACGGCGACCATCGAGTTCGCGGTCGCCGGGCTGGGCGTGCGCGACATCATTGTTTGCGGGCACTCGCACTGCGGCGCCATGAAGGGTCTGTTGGAGCCGGAGATCCTGGCCAACATGCCCTCCATGAAATCCTGGCTGGCTCACGCCGAGGCCACGCGCCGCATCGTCGCCGAAAACTACAGCCATTATCAGAACGGCGCCCGCCTCACCGTCGCCGTCGAGGAGAACGTGCTGGTGCAGCTTGAAAACCTGCGGACGCACCCGGCGGTCGCCTCCGCCCTGGCGCGCAAGGCGCTGCAGCTCCACGGCTGGGTGTACAAGCTCGAAAGCGGTCAGGTGTTCTCGTTCAATCCCGCGGAGCAGCAGTTCCTGCCGCTCACTGACTCGGCCGCGAGTGATTCGGCAGCGCTGCCGGCGCTCACGCCGGGCCGGTTGATTTAG
- the dauA gene encoding C4-dicarboxylic acid transporter DauA, whose protein sequence is MKNKVDLSAAPRRGLGGDFLGSAVVFLVALPLCMGVAIASGLPPAAGLLTGIVGGILVGALSGSPLQVSGPAAGLTVLVYDLLREHGPTALGVIIAVAGLIQLAAGLLRLGQWFRAVSPAVIRGMLSGIGVLIFVSQFHVMVDDVPRSSGLQNLLSLPEAIWKGFVPWAGFMPGTDSGHAWAARVGALTIILIVAWTWLAPRRLRLIPGPLIAVSAATILATFVHPPIHRVDAPANLLDAVRVPSEGLITILANPLTWFEGLALALVASAETLLCASAVDRMHRGPRTRYDRELAAQGVGNMVCGAIGGLPMTGVIVRSAANVNAGASTRLSAILHGVWLLLFVAALPWLLREIPTAALAAVLVYTGYKLIDLKALRELGRYGRSEVAIFVVTVITIVGVDLLTGVLTGVGLSALKLLYTFSHLEIRSNRAGDRIEMRLRGAATFIRLPKLAQALEELPPKTELHVNLEELDYIDHACLDLLMNWERQHEDTGGALIIDWEGLGARFRNSQPSHRNGAARGDAQPVSATSVSVEQQPVQV, encoded by the coding sequence GTGAAAAATAAGGTTGATCTATCGGCCGCGCCGCGGCGCGGCCTCGGCGGAGATTTTCTGGGTTCCGCAGTTGTGTTCCTGGTGGCGCTGCCGCTGTGCATGGGCGTCGCGATTGCGTCGGGATTGCCCCCGGCGGCGGGACTGCTGACCGGCATTGTCGGCGGAATCCTGGTCGGAGCGCTGTCCGGGTCGCCGCTGCAGGTCAGCGGCCCGGCCGCGGGCCTGACGGTCCTCGTTTACGACCTGCTCCGCGAACACGGTCCGACGGCGCTGGGCGTGATCATCGCCGTGGCCGGCTTGATTCAACTGGCGGCCGGGTTGCTGCGGCTGGGGCAGTGGTTCCGCGCGGTGTCTCCGGCGGTGATCCGCGGGATGCTGTCAGGCATCGGCGTGCTGATCTTCGTCAGCCAGTTTCACGTCATGGTCGACGACGTGCCGCGCTCCAGCGGGCTGCAGAACCTGCTCTCCTTGCCGGAAGCGATCTGGAAGGGCTTCGTTCCGTGGGCCGGTTTCATGCCCGGGACGGATAGCGGCCATGCCTGGGCGGCGCGCGTCGGCGCGCTCACCATCATTCTGATCGTCGCCTGGACCTGGCTGGCGCCGCGGCGGCTGCGGCTGATTCCCGGTCCGCTGATCGCCGTGTCCGCGGCGACGATTCTGGCGACGTTCGTGCATCCGCCCATCCATCGGGTGGACGCGCCGGCGAACCTGCTGGACGCGGTGCGCGTGCCGAGCGAGGGGCTGATCACGATTCTCGCCAATCCGCTGACTTGGTTCGAGGGTCTGGCGCTGGCGCTGGTGGCCAGCGCCGAGACGCTCCTTTGCGCGTCGGCGGTCGATCGCATGCACCGCGGCCCGCGGACGCGCTACGACCGTGAGCTGGCCGCGCAGGGCGTGGGAAACATGGTCTGCGGGGCGATCGGGGGGCTGCCCATGACCGGCGTGATTGTGCGCAGCGCCGCGAATGTGAACGCCGGCGCCAGCACACGCCTCTCCGCGATTCTGCACGGGGTCTGGCTGCTGCTGTTCGTCGCCGCGTTGCCGTGGCTGCTGCGCGAGATTCCCACCGCCGCGCTGGCCGCGGTGCTGGTGTATACGGGCTACAAGCTGATCGATCTGAAGGCGCTGCGCGAGCTGGGTCGATACGGCCGCAGCGAGGTCGCCATCTTCGTGGTCACGGTCATCACGATCGTGGGCGTCGATCTACTGACCGGCGTGCTCACCGGCGTCGGGCTCTCGGCGCTGAAGCTGCTCTACACCTTCTCGCACCTGGAGATCCGGAGCAATCGGGCGGGCGACCGCATCGAGATGCGGCTGCGCGGCGCGGCGACGTTTATCCGGCTGCCAAAATTGGCGCAAGCGCTTGAGGAGCTACCGCCCAAGACGGAGCTGCACGTAAACCTGGAGGAACTGGACTACATCGACCACGCCTGCCTGGACCTGCTCATGAACTGGGAGCGGCAGCACGAGGACACGGGCGGTGCGCTGATCATCGACTGGGAAGGCCTGGGCGCGCGTTTTCGCAACAGCCAGCCGTCGCATCGCAACGGCGCGGCGCGCGGGGACGCGCAACCCGTTTCCGCGACGTCCGTTTCCGTGGAGCAGCAGCCCGTGCAGGTCTGA